Proteins encoded within one genomic window of Bombus pyrosoma isolate SC7728 linkage group LG13, ASM1482585v1, whole genome shotgun sequence:
- the LOC122574294 gene encoding uncharacterized protein LOC122574294, with product MQSCSYSICLFLVLFILGTGIVHGEPEPMARPTRPVIFKNQEELRKYLDHVSDFYSLNGKARYGKRGSVLSSVPEVNYVWDSMKTILENSQRSQQPKANRQFEKRKQEESGFLDEVEKYGPKKSTLRIDSPPCHVLDTVEKYYDDVQ from the exons ATGCAATCGTGTTCGTATAGCATCTGCTtgtttctcgttctttttattcttgGAACTGGGATTGTTCATGGCGAACCGGAACCGATGGCCAGACCAACTCGACCAGTAATATTTAAGAATCAGgaagaattaagaaaatacCTCGATCATGTTAGTGATTTCTATTCCCTTAACGGGAAAGCGAG ATATGGCAAAAGGGGAAGTGTTCTCTCCTCTGTACCGGAAGTTAATTATGTTTGGGATTCGATGAAAACAATCCTGGAGAATTCTCAACGATCGCAGCAACCGAAAGCAAACCGACAATTCGAAAAGAGGAAGCAAGAAGAGAGTGGATTCCTCGATGAGGTGGAAAAGTATGGCCCTAAGAAGAGCACTTTACGAATCGATTCTCCGCCTTGTCACGTATTAGACACAGTTGAAAAATACTACGACGATGTGCAATAA